A window of the Haloquadratum walsbyi C23 genome harbors these coding sequences:
- the nadA gene encoding quinolinate synthase NadA, with product MAELETAGFESDLSLFKYDNLEQLPESYRTLTESERTDRITAALGELGDDVIILGHNYQRREIVEHADFIGDSYELSKRAAESDASYVVFAGVTFMAESADIITDPDQTVLLPSMEASCPMAGMAEALQVDAAWEQIENATDNRNIIPVTYMNSYADLKAFCAEQGGLVCTSSNASDAFNWAFERGDAVLFLPDKFLGRNTAAELGYDVDSPTGTDAVAEWDPWDPAGPDASDVSDAEIILWDGYCQVHERFRVKHIKSIRESHDANVVVHPECRRDVVRAADVVGSTSQICDTIANAEPGETWAIGTEVHLANHLQRWHPDVEVVPLCGDACMDCNAMRQIDPNYLTWLLESLADGEVHNAVEVAPQERDRAATALDRMLEL from the coding sequence ATGGCAGAATTAGAAACCGCAGGATTTGAATCAGACCTCAGCTTGTTCAAATACGATAATCTTGAGCAGCTACCAGAGTCGTATCGCACTCTCACAGAGTCAGAACGCACTGATCGGATCACAGCAGCGCTTGGAGAGCTCGGTGATGATGTTATTATTCTTGGACATAATTATCAGCGCCGAGAAATTGTCGAGCATGCAGATTTTATTGGGGACTCATATGAGTTATCAAAGCGAGCAGCCGAGTCTGACGCTTCATATGTTGTATTTGCAGGTGTCACATTTATGGCTGAAAGTGCAGATATTATTACAGACCCTGATCAAACCGTTCTACTTCCTTCAATGGAGGCTTCCTGTCCAATGGCAGGGATGGCTGAAGCACTTCAAGTCGATGCCGCCTGGGAGCAAATTGAGAATGCGACTGATAATCGCAATATCATTCCAGTGACGTATATGAACTCATACGCCGATCTAAAGGCATTTTGCGCTGAACAAGGCGGACTTGTTTGTACCTCTTCAAATGCGAGTGATGCATTCAATTGGGCGTTTGAGCGCGGAGATGCTGTTTTATTCCTTCCAGATAAATTCCTTGGACGAAACACAGCCGCAGAATTAGGATATGATGTTGATTCACCAACTGGGACAGATGCAGTCGCTGAGTGGGATCCGTGGGATCCTGCAGGCCCGGATGCGAGTGATGTTTCCGATGCTGAGATTATTCTCTGGGATGGCTATTGTCAGGTTCATGAACGCTTCCGTGTTAAACATATCAAATCAATTCGGGAAAGTCACGATGCGAACGTCGTTGTTCATCCTGAATGTCGACGCGACGTTGTCCGTGCTGCTGACGTTGTTGGTTCAACAAGTCAAATATGCGATACGATTGCAAACGCTGAGCCCGGAGAAACGTGGGCAATTGGAACGGAGGTTCACCTCGCGAATCACCTCCAACGATGGCATCCCGATGTTGAGGTAGTCCCACTTTGTGGAGATGCATGTATGGACTGCAATGCCATGCGACAGATCGACCCAAATTACTTGACATGGTTACTTGAGTCACTCGCAGACGGCGAGGTTCACAATGCCGTTGAGGTGGCGCCACAAGAGCGGGATCGGGCAGCAACAGCACTTGATCGAATGCTTGAATTATAA
- a CDS encoding L-aspartate oxidase, giving the protein MSFSNQTDVLVIGSGIAGCAAALTAARNGASVTVVTKATEPSDASTDWAQGGIAVTGNDPESFRKDIIEASAGEAQPEAVDALVNNARDVVDDILINTLEIPFDGATPTAPLDAYDRGREAAHSERRILHVDTTTGEHILRPFLAQLKSDNRIEFVDDAMALELLTHEGRVHGVSVLRDDSVTSVFGGATIIATGGIGACYETSTNPGGATGDGIAMAALAGARIADMQYVQFHPTAYPGPEPFLVSEAVRGEGAVLRNATGDRFMPDIHPDAELAPRDIVARGVAAERERTGEVRVDVTPVDPDFNRAFPGLTSRCNDRKIDLELGIPVAPAEHYLCGGIAVNTNGETTLDRLYAAGECARTGVHGANRLASTSLLEGLVWGRAAGQQAAQVGIDDITSIETSSPLDRDPALPSSFVDGKYRRLRNTMETAVGIERTDAGLSEARSTLRRLKGEVDAYTRTRVSQSLYELRNATICGLLITRAASEAPSAGCHQIVDTKTAESTVGETIADD; this is encoded by the coding sequence ATGAGTTTTTCAAACCAAACAGATGTTCTGGTGATTGGCTCCGGTATTGCAGGATGTGCAGCAGCACTCACAGCCGCTCGAAATGGTGCATCAGTCACAGTTGTCACAAAAGCAACCGAGCCGAGCGATGCCTCAACTGATTGGGCACAAGGAGGTATTGCTGTCACTGGGAATGACCCAGAATCATTCCGAAAGGATATCATCGAGGCAAGTGCCGGTGAAGCTCAGCCGGAAGCTGTTGATGCTCTTGTGAATAACGCACGTGATGTTGTTGATGATATCCTCATCAACACGCTTGAAATACCATTTGATGGGGCTACTCCGACAGCGCCACTCGATGCATATGACCGTGGTCGTGAGGCTGCACACTCAGAACGGCGAATCCTCCATGTCGATACCACCACCGGCGAGCATATTCTTCGTCCATTTCTCGCTCAGCTGAAATCAGACAATCGCATCGAATTCGTTGATGATGCGATGGCGCTTGAACTCCTGACACATGAAGGGCGTGTGCATGGGGTCTCAGTTCTACGTGATGATTCTGTCACGTCCGTCTTTGGTGGTGCAACTATCATCGCAACAGGCGGCATTGGTGCATGTTATGAAACGAGCACGAATCCTGGGGGTGCAACCGGCGACGGAATTGCGATGGCTGCCCTCGCTGGTGCACGAATTGCTGATATGCAGTACGTTCAATTCCATCCGACTGCATACCCTGGTCCCGAGCCATTTCTTGTAAGTGAGGCTGTCCGTGGGGAGGGAGCCGTTCTTCGAAATGCCACCGGTGATCGATTTATGCCGGATATTCATCCAGACGCTGAACTCGCCCCTCGAGATATTGTTGCCCGAGGCGTTGCTGCCGAGCGCGAGCGCACAGGTGAGGTTCGAGTTGACGTGACGCCCGTTGATCCAGATTTCAATCGTGCCTTCCCTGGGCTTACAAGTCGATGTAATGATCGTAAGATCGATCTTGAGCTGGGCATTCCAGTTGCCCCTGCGGAGCATTATCTTTGTGGCGGAATTGCTGTCAATACCAATGGAGAAACGACGCTCGATAGACTGTATGCTGCCGGTGAATGTGCACGAACAGGCGTCCACGGTGCGAATCGTCTCGCATCAACAAGCCTTCTCGAAGGACTTGTGTGGGGACGCGCTGCCGGTCAGCAAGCAGCACAGGTCGGGATTGATGATATAACATCAATTGAAACGTCGTCACCGCTTGACCGTGACCCAGCACTACCGTCCTCATTTGTTGATGGAAAATATCGTCGGCTTCGAAATACGATGGAAACAGCTGTCGGTATTGAACGGACGGACGCAGGTCTATCGGAAGCCCGATCAACGCTCCGACGACTGAAAGGTGAGGTTGATGCATATACGCGGACACGTGTCTCACAGTCGCTATATGAACTTCGTAATGCGACTATCTGTGGACTATTGATTACACGGGCTGCAAGCGAAGCTCCCTCTGCTGGATGTCACCAGATTGTCGATACGAAGACAGCAGAATCAACAGTGGGTGAGACAATTGCTGACGACTGA
- the nadC gene encoding carboxylating nicotinate-nucleotide diphosphorylase — protein MLTTETIERWLGEDIGHRDVTNDVPGETTGKLIATESGVIAGLDAATSVFEYLGVAVTPVVGTGDCVDPGTTILEASGDAQAVLRSERLAVNLVGHASGVATRTRRAVHAVENVTQTGQTRIAATRKTTPGLRGIEKRAVVAGGGDTHRLTLSGLVMIKDNHIAELGLTEAITRFRERKSFVTKLEVEVETPEMAVQAAEAGADIVLFDNLNPATVREGVICVPDDILTEASGGITVDAVDAYAETGVDIISMGSLTHSAPSLDLSFRMDE, from the coding sequence TTGCTGACGACTGAGACCATTGAGCGGTGGCTCGGTGAAGACATTGGTCATCGTGATGTGACGAACGATGTCCCTGGAGAGACAACAGGTAAGCTCATTGCAACCGAATCTGGTGTCATTGCCGGGCTTGATGCTGCTACTTCCGTATTTGAATATCTTGGTGTTGCTGTCACACCAGTCGTTGGCACCGGCGATTGCGTTGATCCCGGGACAACTATACTTGAGGCGTCTGGGGACGCACAGGCTGTTCTTCGGAGCGAACGTCTTGCGGTCAATCTTGTTGGTCATGCATCAGGCGTCGCGACGCGAACACGCCGGGCAGTGCACGCGGTTGAGAACGTGACTCAAACCGGACAAACGCGTATTGCTGCGACTCGAAAAACAACACCAGGGCTTCGTGGTATCGAGAAGCGTGCAGTCGTCGCTGGCGGTGGTGATACACATCGACTTACCCTCTCTGGATTAGTGATGATCAAAGACAATCATATTGCCGAGTTAGGACTTACTGAGGCGATTACTCGATTTCGTGAACGTAAATCATTTGTGACAAAATTGGAGGTTGAAGTTGAAACCCCAGAGATGGCAGTGCAAGCAGCAGAGGCTGGTGCTGATATTGTGTTATTTGATAATCTTAACCCGGCGACCGTTCGAGAGGGCGTGATATGTGTTCCAGATGACATATTAACCGAGGCAAGCGGTGGAATAACAGTTGATGCAGTCGATGCATACGCTGAGACTGGCGTTGATATCATCTCAATGGGCTCACTCACTCATAGCGCCCCCAGTCTTGATCTCTCATTTCGGATGGACGAGTGA
- the pyrF gene encoding orotidine-5'-phosphate decarboxylase, protein MNSTDTNRPFFDRVATRISRINSVISVGLDSDPNRIPAHLQTADLPRWAFNRRIIDATHEHTVCYKPNTAFYEDPSGWRALRETIAYAHGKDVPVLLDAKRADIGNTTRQYAELLNKADAITVNPYMGRDSLQPFLDRENKGVFILCRTSNPGGADLQDLELVTGETVYERIAALAEGWNTHGNVGLVVGATAPEELESLREYVPDLPFLVPGIGAQDGDPEAAVTYGLVDDVGLINSSRGIIFAGDDNGEQFADTAGVAAKRLKQQLNQFRDTA, encoded by the coding sequence ATGAACTCCACCGACACTAACCGTCCATTCTTTGACCGCGTGGCAACGCGAATCAGTCGCATCAATAGTGTTATTTCGGTTGGGCTTGACTCAGACCCCAATCGTATTCCTGCGCATCTTCAGACGGCTGACCTTCCACGGTGGGCATTTAATCGTCGTATCATCGATGCAACACACGAGCATACGGTCTGTTATAAGCCTAATACCGCCTTTTATGAGGATCCTTCAGGATGGCGCGCACTGCGTGAGACTATCGCATATGCACATGGCAAAGATGTCCCTGTGTTGCTCGACGCAAAACGAGCCGATATCGGCAATACGACACGACAGTACGCAGAGCTTCTTAACAAAGCGGACGCGATTACGGTAAATCCCTATATGGGTCGAGACTCACTTCAGCCATTCCTTGATCGTGAGAACAAGGGGGTGTTTATTCTTTGTCGAACGTCAAATCCGGGAGGTGCAGATCTTCAGGATCTTGAACTTGTCACTGGAGAAACCGTCTATGAACGAATCGCTGCGCTTGCAGAAGGATGGAATACTCATGGGAATGTTGGACTTGTCGTGGGTGCGACTGCTCCTGAAGAACTTGAATCACTTCGTGAATACGTTCCAGATCTTCCTTTCCTCGTTCCTGGGATTGGTGCTCAGGATGGAGACCCGGAGGCAGCCGTGACATACGGGCTTGTTGATGATGTTGGACTCATAAACTCCTCGCGTGGTATTATTTTTGCTGGTGATGATAATGGAGAACAGTTCGCAGATACTGCAGGCGTTGCCGCCAAGCGACTGAAACAACAACTCAATCAATTTCGGGATACCGCTTGA
- a CDS encoding glutaredoxin family protein, whose amino-acid sequence MTITLYALDGCPYCETVHDALTDAGVEYTTIWVDALHSERDEVRRVSGQRGVPVLVDEARGVTMCESTNIETYAQQTLAGE is encoded by the coding sequence ATGACCATTACGCTCTATGCACTTGATGGGTGTCCATACTGTGAAACCGTGCATGATGCACTCACAGACGCTGGTGTGGAGTACACCACTATTTGGGTCGATGCGCTTCATTCTGAGCGAGATGAGGTTCGTCGCGTCAGCGGACAGCGTGGTGTTCCTGTATTAGTTGATGAAGCGCGAGGGGTAACAATGTGTGAGAGTACAAATATTGAGACATACGCACAACAAACGCTCGCTGGTGAGTAA
- a CDS encoding nucleoside triphosphate pyrophosphohydrolase family protein, giving the protein MSQSIRRETVEELTLQNLTDAGAVRLLELANEGVYDTNDMPERWHGFFEQMEQ; this is encoded by the coding sequence TTGAGTCAGTCGATACGGAGGGAGACAGTCGAGGAACTTACTCTCCAGAACCTTACTGACGCTGGAGCTGTTCGACTCTTAGAACTGGCAAACGAGGGAGTGTACGACACTAACGATATGCCCGAACGATGGCACGGATTTTTCGAACAGATGGAACAATGA